A window of the Streptomyces sp. NBC_01351 genome harbors these coding sequences:
- the mgtA gene encoding magnesium-translocating P-type ATPase yields MTMLTPRTPTKLAPPGKARRERKAAELESRTRLVGERLAETSARPGVRVLQDVDSSLGGLTHAEAALRLERHGTNTVAQERTPLWFVQLGKAYWNPFIGVLMFLAAVMYWQDPGDPGVVILSVMVGISGLLRFWQEYRSGRAADALKKLVTTTCAVQRRAGSGSEPTTFEVPMDRVVPGDVVKLAAGDLIPADLRLIRSKDLMVSQAALSGESLPVAKADTLPNDLGRQESTDPVEADNLCLMGTSVTSGTATGVVVATGADTYFGSMAGSLVGERPQTNFDNGVRKVSFLLIRFMLVMVPVVFMINGLTKGDWNEAFLYAIAVAVGLTPEMLPMVVSANLARGAVAMSKRKVVVKRLNAIQNLGAMDVLCTDKTGTLTEDRIVLDRYLDVHGDEDLEVLEYGYLNSHFQTGLRNLMDQAVIDRVNEAEEVVVDARFSMVDEIPFDFARRRMSVVLNRNSLVGGPGRPEHVMITKGAVEEVLDLCTHITDRGEKVELTEQLRWHVTRIAEENNRRGLRVLAVATRTIAAPRDTYTVADEDQLTLVGFLAFLDPPKADAARALQGLADKGIAVKVVTGDNDLVAARVCADVGIEVGHVVLGTEIDGLDDTELRALAARTTVFAKVNPVQKARIVRALQADGHTVGFLGDGINDAAALRDADVGISVDTAVDIAKESADIILLEKDLTVLEQGVVQGRTTFGNTIKYIKMTASSNFGNVFSVLVASAFIPFQPMLPIMLLMQNLVYDIAQLATPWDRMDKEYLRKPRNWDAKGIARFMVTIGPISSIFDIAMFVIMWNVFAANSEASQSLFQSGWFIEGLLSQTLIVHMIRTRKIPFIQSRASWPVMVMTVLAVLTGLWLPFSPLAASLGFVALPASYFPWLIGVLLAYCTLTQLVKTWYIRTFNTWL; encoded by the coding sequence ATGACCATGCTCACCCCCCGTACCCCGACCAAGCTCGCACCGCCGGGCAAGGCGCGCCGCGAGCGCAAGGCCGCCGAGCTGGAGTCCCGTACCCGGCTCGTCGGCGAGCGCCTCGCCGAGACCAGCGCCCGCCCGGGCGTGCGGGTCCTGCAGGACGTGGACTCGTCCCTGGGCGGCCTCACCCACGCCGAGGCCGCGCTGCGCCTGGAGCGCCACGGCACGAACACCGTCGCCCAGGAGCGCACCCCCCTCTGGTTCGTCCAGCTGGGGAAGGCGTACTGGAACCCCTTCATCGGCGTCCTGATGTTCCTGGCCGCCGTCATGTACTGGCAGGACCCCGGGGACCCGGGCGTCGTCATCCTCTCCGTGATGGTGGGGATCAGCGGACTGCTGCGCTTCTGGCAGGAGTACCGCTCGGGCCGGGCGGCCGACGCGCTGAAGAAGCTCGTCACCACCACCTGCGCGGTGCAGCGCCGGGCCGGCAGCGGTTCCGAGCCGACCACCTTCGAGGTTCCGATGGACCGGGTGGTCCCGGGCGACGTGGTCAAGCTGGCCGCCGGCGACCTGATCCCGGCCGATCTGCGGCTGATCAGGTCCAAGGACCTGATGGTCAGCCAGGCCGCCCTGTCCGGCGAGTCCCTGCCGGTCGCCAAGGCCGACACCCTCCCTAACGACCTCGGCCGGCAGGAGAGCACGGACCCGGTGGAGGCCGACAACCTCTGCCTGATGGGGACCTCGGTCACCTCCGGCACCGCCACCGGAGTGGTCGTCGCCACCGGCGCCGACACCTACTTCGGCTCGATGGCCGGCTCTCTCGTCGGCGAGCGCCCGCAGACCAACTTCGACAACGGCGTGCGCAAGGTCAGCTTCCTGCTGATCCGCTTCATGCTGGTCATGGTCCCGGTCGTGTTCATGATCAACGGCTTGACCAAGGGCGACTGGAACGAGGCCTTCCTCTACGCCATCGCCGTCGCGGTCGGTCTGACGCCCGAGATGCTCCCCATGGTCGTCTCCGCCAACCTGGCGCGCGGCGCGGTCGCCATGTCCAAGCGCAAGGTGGTCGTCAAGCGGCTCAACGCGATCCAGAACCTGGGCGCGATGGACGTGCTCTGCACGGACAAGACCGGCACCCTCACCGAGGACCGGATCGTCCTGGACCGCTACCTGGACGTGCACGGCGACGAGGACCTGGAGGTCCTGGAGTACGGCTACCTCAACTCGCACTTCCAGACGGGCCTGAGAAACCTGATGGACCAGGCGGTCATCGACCGCGTCAACGAGGCCGAGGAGGTTGTCGTCGACGCACGGTTCTCGATGGTCGACGAGATCCCCTTCGACTTCGCCCGGCGCCGGATGTCCGTGGTCCTCAACCGCAACTCCCTGGTGGGCGGCCCGGGCCGGCCCGAGCACGTCATGATCACCAAGGGTGCGGTCGAGGAGGTCCTGGACCTCTGCACGCACATCACCGACCGCGGCGAGAAGGTCGAGCTGACGGAGCAGCTGCGGTGGCACGTCACCCGGATCGCCGAGGAGAACAACCGCCGCGGCCTGCGGGTCCTCGCCGTCGCCACCCGCACGATCGCCGCCCCGCGGGACACCTACACGGTGGCCGACGAGGACCAGCTGACGCTGGTCGGCTTCCTCGCCTTCCTCGACCCGCCGAAGGCCGACGCCGCCCGGGCCCTGCAGGGCCTGGCCGACAAGGGCATCGCGGTGAAGGTGGTCACCGGGGACAACGACCTCGTGGCCGCCCGGGTCTGCGCCGACGTCGGCATCGAGGTCGGGCACGTGGTGCTCGGCACCGAGATCGACGGCCTCGACGACACCGAACTGCGCGCGCTGGCCGCCCGTACGACGGTCTTCGCCAAGGTCAACCCGGTCCAGAAGGCCCGGATCGTACGGGCCCTGCAGGCCGACGGACACACGGTCGGCTTCCTCGGGGACGGCATCAACGACGCGGCCGCGCTGCGCGACGCCGATGTCGGCATCTCCGTCGACACGGCCGTCGACATCGCCAAGGAGTCGGCGGACATCATCCTGCTGGAGAAGGACCTGACCGTCCTGGAGCAGGGCGTGGTCCAGGGCCGGACCACCTTCGGCAACACGATCAAGTACATCAAGATGACGGCCTCGTCGAACTTCGGCAACGTCTTCTCGGTGCTGGTGGCGAGCGCCTTCATCCCCTTCCAGCCGATGCTGCCGATCATGCTGCTGATGCAGAACCTGGTCTACGACATCGCACAGCTGGCCACCCCCTGGGACCGGATGGACAAGGAGTACCTGCGCAAGCCCCGCAACTGGGACGCCAAGGGCATCGCCCGCTTCATGGTCACCATCGGCCCCATCAGCTCCATCTTCGACATCGCGATGTTCGTGATCATGTGGAACGTCTTCGCCGCGAACAGCGAGGCGAGCCAGTCGCTGTTCCAGTCCGGCTGGTTCATCGAGGGCCTGCTCTCGCAGACCCTGATCGTCCACATGATCCGTACCCGGAAGATCCCGTTCATCCAGTCCCGCGCCTCCTGGCCGGTGATGGTGATGACCGTCCTCGCGGTGCTGACCGGGCTCTGGCTGCCCTTCTCGCCGCTGGCCGCCTCGCTGGGCTTCGTCGCCCTGCCGGCGAGCTACTTCCCGTGGCTGATCGGCGTGCTCCTCGCGTACTGCACGCTCACCCAGCTCGTGAAGACCTGGTACATCCGCACGTTCAACACCTGGCTCTGA